A window from Microbacterium ginsengiterrae encodes these proteins:
- a CDS encoding CoA-acylating methylmalonate-semialdehyde dehydrogenase, with amino-acid sequence MTRIIPHLVGGSLIVSDGGRFSDVFDPSTGSVQARVPLASADEVRRAIDDAEAAQVEWAATNAQKRARVLLRFLDLVQKDMTSLATLLSSEHGKTVDDARGDIQRGLEVVEFAAGAPHLLKGEYSTAAGAGIDVYSMRQPLGVVAGITPFNFPAMIPLWKAAPALAAGNAFVLKPSERDPSVPVRLAELFLEAGLPEGVLNVVHGDKEAVDTLLADERIKAVGFVGSTPIAQYIYETAAAHGTRAQCFGGAKNHMIVMPDADLDQAADALIGAGYGSAGERCMAISVAVPVGEETADKLAAKLTERVAKLRVGPALAEDVDYGPLVSRAAVERVEDFIQQGVDAGATLLADGRDFSVPGHEEGFYLGPTLFDHVTTDMSIYREEIFGPVLVIARARDYEEALAMASDHELGNGVAIFTRDGDAARDFTARVNVGMVGVNVPIPVPIAYFTFGGWKKSGFGDLNQHGADAFRFYTKTKTVTSRWPAHGVREGASFVIPTMN; translated from the coding sequence ATGACTCGAATCATCCCGCATCTGGTAGGCGGATCGCTCATCGTTTCGGACGGTGGCCGGTTCAGTGACGTCTTCGACCCGAGTACCGGTTCGGTGCAGGCACGCGTGCCGCTCGCCTCGGCGGATGAGGTGCGCCGCGCGATCGACGACGCCGAGGCGGCGCAGGTCGAGTGGGCGGCGACCAACGCGCAGAAGCGTGCCAGGGTGCTGCTGCGCTTCCTCGATCTCGTCCAGAAGGACATGACCTCGCTCGCGACTCTGCTCTCCAGCGAACACGGCAAGACCGTCGACGACGCCCGCGGCGACATCCAGCGCGGACTCGAGGTGGTCGAGTTCGCCGCAGGGGCCCCGCACCTGCTCAAGGGCGAGTACTCCACCGCTGCCGGCGCGGGGATCGACGTCTACTCCATGCGGCAGCCGCTCGGCGTCGTCGCGGGCATCACTCCCTTCAACTTCCCCGCCATGATCCCGCTGTGGAAGGCCGCGCCCGCGCTCGCCGCCGGCAACGCGTTCGTCCTCAAGCCCAGTGAGCGCGACCCCTCCGTTCCGGTCCGCCTCGCCGAGCTCTTCCTCGAGGCCGGCCTGCCCGAGGGCGTGCTCAACGTCGTGCACGGAGACAAGGAGGCCGTCGACACCCTTCTCGCCGACGAACGCATCAAGGCGGTCGGCTTCGTCGGGTCGACGCCGATCGCGCAGTACATCTATGAGACCGCCGCCGCGCACGGCACGCGGGCGCAGTGCTTCGGCGGAGCGAAGAACCACATGATCGTCATGCCGGACGCCGACCTCGATCAGGCCGCCGACGCCCTCATCGGCGCCGGGTACGGCTCGGCGGGGGAACGGTGCATGGCGATCTCCGTCGCCGTCCCCGTCGGTGAGGAGACCGCGGACAAGCTGGCTGCGAAGCTGACCGAGCGGGTCGCGAAGCTCCGCGTCGGCCCCGCGCTCGCCGAGGACGTCGACTACGGCCCGCTCGTCAGCCGTGCAGCCGTCGAGCGGGTGGAGGACTTCATCCAGCAGGGCGTGGATGCCGGCGCCACCCTGCTCGCGGACGGCCGCGACTTCTCCGTCCCGGGACACGAGGAGGGCTTCTACCTCGGTCCGACCCTGTTCGACCACGTCACCACTGACATGTCGATCTACCGGGAGGAGATCTTCGGGCCGGTCCTCGTGATCGCACGTGCTCGGGACTACGAGGAGGCCCTGGCAATGGCATCCGATCACGAACTGGGCAACGGCGTGGCGATCTTCACCCGGGACGGCGACGCCGCCCGCGACTTCACGGCGCGGGTGAACGTCGGGATGGTGGGCGTCAACGTACCCATCCCGGTGCCGATCGCCTATTTCACCTTCGGCGGATGGAAGAAGTCCGGCTTCGGCGACCTCAACCAGCACGGCGCCGACGCCTTCCGGTTCTACACGAAGACCAAGACGGTGACGAGCCGCTGGCCGGCGCATGGCGTGCGCGAGGGCGCCAGCTTCGTCATCCCCACCATGAACTAG
- a CDS encoding acyl-CoA dehydrogenase family protein — MTTVTTVDEREAILGAVREFAEAELAPYAGERDEKHLFPRESLHRAGELGLGGIYVREEFGGSALSRTDTVAIFEELAKADPAVAAYISIHNMVAWMIDTYGDESQRGQWLPVLTAMEQFGSYCLTEPGAGSDAAAIATSAVRDGEDFLLTGVKQFISGAGEAGVYVVMARTGDPGSGASGISAFLVPGGTDGLSFGALEKKMGWHAQPTRQVIFDGVRVPASAMLGDEGRGFAIAMSALNGGRLNIAACSLGGAQWALDRAVQYVHERVAFGEPLAEKQSILFQIADMRTELQAARLMVRDGAQAVDEHAPDATMRCAMAKRFATDAGFDVANRALQLHGGYGYLQDYGIERVVRDLRVHQILEGTNEIMRLIVGREMLRPAGSATMRRAS, encoded by the coding sequence ATGACCACCGTCACCACCGTCGACGAGCGCGAGGCCATCCTCGGCGCCGTCCGAGAGTTCGCAGAGGCCGAGCTCGCCCCCTACGCCGGCGAGCGCGACGAGAAGCACCTGTTCCCCCGCGAGTCGCTGCACCGTGCCGGGGAGCTCGGCCTCGGCGGCATCTACGTGCGGGAGGAGTTCGGCGGCTCGGCGCTCAGCCGCACGGACACCGTCGCGATCTTCGAGGAGCTCGCCAAGGCCGACCCTGCCGTCGCCGCCTACATCTCGATCCACAACATGGTCGCCTGGATGATCGACACGTACGGCGACGAATCGCAGCGCGGTCAGTGGCTCCCCGTGCTCACCGCCATGGAGCAGTTCGGCAGCTACTGCCTGACCGAGCCGGGAGCGGGTTCCGACGCGGCCGCGATCGCCACGAGCGCGGTGCGCGACGGAGAGGACTTCCTCCTCACAGGTGTCAAGCAGTTCATCTCCGGTGCGGGCGAGGCGGGGGTCTACGTCGTCATGGCGCGCACCGGCGACCCCGGAAGCGGGGCGTCCGGAATCAGCGCGTTCCTCGTGCCGGGCGGCACGGACGGGCTGAGCTTCGGTGCGCTCGAGAAGAAGATGGGATGGCACGCTCAGCCGACCAGACAGGTCATCTTCGACGGGGTGCGGGTCCCGGCATCGGCCATGCTGGGCGACGAGGGGCGAGGATTCGCGATCGCGATGTCGGCGCTCAACGGCGGACGGCTGAACATCGCCGCCTGCTCGCTCGGCGGCGCGCAATGGGCGCTCGATCGCGCTGTGCAGTACGTGCACGAGCGGGTCGCGTTCGGTGAGCCACTCGCGGAGAAGCAGTCGATCCTGTTCCAGATCGCCGACATGCGCACGGAGCTCCAGGCCGCACGGCTCATGGTGCGCGACGGCGCGCAGGCCGTCGACGAGCACGCACCGGATGCCACGATGCGGTGCGCCATGGCCAAGCGGTTCGCGACGGATGCCGGGTTCGACGTCGCCAACCGCGCACTGCAGCTGCACGGCGGATACGGCTACCTGCAGGACTACGGGATCGAGAGGGTCGTCCGTGACCTGCGCGTGCATCAGATCCTCGAGGGGACCAACGAGATCATGCGGCTCATCGTCGGGCGCGAGATGCTGCGCCCTGCCGGCTCCGCGACCATGAGGAGGGCGTCATGA
- the mmsB gene encoding 3-hydroxyisobutyrate dehydrogenase, whose translation MTRIAFLGLGHMGLPMARNLVAAGHDVHGFDLVPAAVDAATAAGIPVAGSGADAVTGADVVITMFPAGRHVIAAYQEELLSAAQPRTLFIESSTIAVDEAQTAHALAIEAGHRHIDAPVSGGVVGAENGTLAFMVGGSEEDFAAALPLLEIMGKRIVHCGGPGLGQAAKVCNNMILAVSQIAVAEAFVLGERLGLEHQALFDVVSQASGQCWSVTTNCPVPGPVPTSPANRDYQPGFAGALMAKDLGLALQAIEQTSTDARMGRLAQEIYAAFAAGEGAGRDFSGIITDIRAGEV comes from the coding sequence ATGACCCGCATCGCATTCCTCGGCCTCGGGCACATGGGTCTGCCGATGGCGCGCAACCTCGTCGCCGCCGGTCACGACGTGCACGGGTTCGACCTGGTGCCGGCGGCGGTGGACGCCGCCACGGCGGCGGGGATCCCTGTCGCCGGCAGCGGGGCGGATGCCGTGACCGGCGCGGACGTCGTCATCACGATGTTCCCCGCGGGGCGCCACGTGATCGCCGCTTATCAGGAGGAGCTTCTGTCTGCGGCACAACCGAGGACGTTGTTCATCGAGTCGTCGACCATCGCCGTCGATGAGGCCCAGACCGCACACGCGCTCGCGATCGAGGCGGGACACCGGCACATCGACGCGCCGGTGTCCGGCGGTGTGGTCGGGGCGGAGAACGGCACGCTGGCGTTCATGGTCGGCGGGTCCGAGGAGGATTTCGCCGCGGCTCTGCCGTTGCTGGAGATCATGGGCAAGCGGATCGTCCACTGCGGCGGCCCGGGGCTCGGGCAGGCGGCGAAGGTCTGCAACAACATGATCCTCGCGGTGTCGCAGATCGCCGTCGCCGAGGCGTTCGTGCTCGGAGAGCGTCTCGGTCTCGAGCACCAGGCGCTGTTCGACGTGGTCTCGCAGGCATCGGGGCAGTGCTGGTCGGTGACGACGAACTGCCCGGTGCCCGGCCCCGTGCCGACGAGTCCGGCGAACCGCGACTATCAGCCGGGGTTCGCCGGTGCGCTGATGGCCAAGGACCTCGGGCTCGCGCTGCAGGCGATCGAGCAGACGTCGACGGATGCGCGGATGGGACGCCTCGCGCAGGAGATCTACGCCGCCTTCGCCGCCGGGGAGGGCGCCGGGCGCGACTTCTCGGGCATCATCACCGACATCCGTGCCGGCGAGGTGTGA